A genomic segment from Geitlerinema sp. PCC 7407 encodes:
- a CDS encoding phosphate/phosphite/phosphonate ABC transporter substrate-binding protein — MQRRNFLAYLLLFLGGCSAARTASDRPSALAGPETIQFAVTDIQGLENLEENYGAFRDALAQATGKKIQFFPVESYTAAAIALRQGDVDLALTGPAEYVLIRARTNAQPVIAITRPNYHSVIVVPAGSGIQNVSDLRGKTLALSSIGSTSGHLGPTKLLMEAGLDPRRDLTLAMLGDEGVEALQAGRVDAWGGSAVDYQTFLAPEASQFSTIAQGPPLPSDVFVAASGLELAWVEALRDRMVAAQTPLIAALVRGEETQKYQGSQLVTADDTDYNMIRDVYEAIGQGNFVSQRISSQGGA; from the coding sequence ATGCAGCGGCGCAATTTTTTAGCCTACTTGTTGCTCTTTTTGGGCGGATGCAGCGCAGCCCGCACCGCCTCCGATCGCCCTAGCGCTTTGGCGGGACCAGAGACGATTCAGTTTGCCGTCACCGACATCCAGGGGCTGGAGAATCTCGAAGAAAACTACGGAGCCTTCCGAGATGCGCTCGCCCAAGCAACCGGCAAGAAAATTCAGTTTTTCCCGGTCGAGAGCTACACCGCAGCGGCGATCGCCCTCCGACAGGGAGACGTGGATCTGGCCCTGACCGGCCCCGCAGAATATGTCTTGATCCGCGCTCGCACCAACGCCCAGCCCGTCATCGCCATCACCCGGCCCAACTATCACTCGGTGATCGTGGTGCCTGCGGGGTCGGGCATTCAGAACGTGAGCGACCTGCGCGGCAAAACCCTCGCCCTCTCGAGCATTGGCTCGACCAGCGGTCACCTCGGGCCGACCAAACTACTCATGGAGGCAGGTCTGGACCCCCGCCGCGATCTCACCTTGGCCATGCTGGGAGACGAGGGCGTCGAGGCGCTCCAGGCTGGTCGGGTCGATGCGTGGGGCGGATCGGCTGTCGACTACCAAACGTTTTTGGCCCCCGAGGCTTCTCAGTTTTCCACGATCGCCCAAGGCCCGCCGCTGCCCAGCGATGTCTTTGTGGCCGCCAGTGGCCTGGAGCTGGCTTGGGTCGAGGCTCTGCGCGATCGCATGGTGGCCGCCCAAACCCCGCTCATCGCAGCACTCGTGCGGGGAGAGGAAACCCAAAAGTATCAGGGCTCGCAGCTTGTGACCGCTGACGACACCGACTACAACATGATTCGGGATGTGTATGAAGCCATTGGACAGGGGAATTTTGTCTCACAACGAATCTCCTCTCAAGGAGGGGCTTAG
- a CDS encoding sensor histidine kinase, translated as MSHNESPLKEGLRRFKQTKLSLLKLLAQRSIRQKISHSYALVIGVAILGTSTGLWVGDVLQGQARQQLLLANQQKDLLKNLELTVLEVRSHPQRLITVLGDSIWFNYEREKFLSDAAQIRAIAADLQAFAQDHPEHLAMNVDTLQDLMEQYTVAADSYRQLMETLWQDIDPGNVATSDIAAAQQEVLSKGAQGTATRHSVEFERLAERLEQGIRAAQSQESDAVVRLDWAESLRLHLILVGMVLSGAIAARLAAVLGQAIAQPIEAVTDVAQRVTRDSNFELRAPVTSRDEIGSLAQSLNHLIERTGDDTRRLEQARETLEQRVEERTQALSATLHHLQQTQAQLIQSEKMSSLGQLVAGVAHEINNPINFIFGNLEHANTYTRSLLQLLERYQTHYPDPPQDLIAEIEEMDLEFLQTDLPKLLASMRVGADRIREIVQSLRTFSRLDEAEVKAVDLHEGIDSTLMILHNRLKPKGDRPEIRVVKDYGALPRVECYSGQLNQVVMNILSNAIDALDSQRTWTAARSGYGAIALQSAPPTLKITTTQLDPRWVRLAIADNGPGMAPSVLERIFDPFFTTKEVGKGTGLGLSISHQIVVERHGGRLHCHSVLGSGTEFVIEIPVQQQGGRSR; from the coding sequence TTGTCTCACAACGAATCTCCTCTCAAGGAGGGGCTTAGACGCTTCAAGCAGACAAAGCTTTCACTTCTCAAGCTGCTGGCCCAGCGCAGTATTCGCCAAAAAATTAGCCATAGCTATGCCTTGGTGATCGGCGTGGCGATTTTGGGCACTTCGACGGGGCTGTGGGTGGGGGACGTGCTGCAAGGCCAGGCCCGCCAGCAGTTGCTGCTCGCCAACCAGCAAAAAGATTTGCTCAAAAATCTTGAGCTGACGGTCCTGGAGGTGCGCTCCCATCCCCAGCGCCTGATTACGGTGTTGGGCGACTCGATTTGGTTTAACTACGAGCGCGAAAAGTTTTTGAGTGATGCGGCGCAGATTAGGGCGATCGCCGCGGACCTCCAGGCCTTTGCCCAGGATCACCCCGAGCACCTGGCCATGAATGTCGACACGCTCCAAGACCTCATGGAGCAATACACGGTCGCCGCTGACTCCTATCGCCAGCTGATGGAAACCCTGTGGCAAGACATTGACCCAGGCAACGTAGCGACCTCAGACATCGCGGCGGCTCAGCAGGAGGTCTTGAGCAAAGGAGCCCAAGGCACAGCAACCCGCCATAGTGTCGAGTTTGAGCGCTTGGCCGAGCGTCTCGAGCAGGGTATCCGGGCGGCCCAGAGCCAAGAGAGTGATGCCGTTGTGCGTCTAGACTGGGCTGAGAGTTTGCGGCTTCATCTCATTTTGGTGGGAATGGTGCTCTCAGGGGCGATCGCTGCTCGATTGGCCGCGGTTCTGGGGCAGGCGATCGCCCAGCCCATCGAGGCCGTTACCGACGTCGCCCAGCGCGTCACCCGAGACTCCAACTTCGAGCTGCGCGCCCCCGTCACCTCCCGCGACGAAATCGGGTCCCTGGCCCAGTCCCTGAACCACCTGATCGAGCGCACCGGCGACGACACCCGTCGCCTCGAGCAGGCCCGCGAAACCCTGGAGCAGCGCGTAGAGGAGCGGACCCAAGCCCTGAGCGCTACGCTGCATCACCTCCAGCAAACCCAGGCCCAGCTGATCCAGAGCGAAAAAATGTCGAGCCTTGGCCAGCTGGTGGCGGGAGTTGCCCACGAAATTAACAACCCCATCAACTTCATTTTTGGCAATCTGGAGCACGCCAATACCTATACCCGGAGCCTGTTGCAGCTGCTGGAGCGCTACCAAACCCACTACCCCGACCCGCCCCAAGACCTGATCGCCGAGATTGAGGAGATGGACCTGGAATTTTTGCAGACGGATCTGCCCAAGCTGCTGGCCTCGATGAGGGTCGGGGCCGATCGCATTCGCGAAATTGTTCAGTCCCTGCGCACCTTTTCGCGGCTCGACGAGGCCGAGGTCAAGGCCGTTGATCTGCATGAGGGCATCGACAGCACGCTGATGATTTTGCACAATCGCCTCAAGCCCAAGGGCGATCGCCCCGAAATTCGCGTCGTCAAAGACTACGGGGCTCTGCCGCGGGTGGAATGCTACTCTGGGCAGCTCAATCAGGTCGTTATGAACATCCTCAGCAACGCCATTGATGCCCTCGACAGTCAGCGAACCTGGACCGCAGCTCGGTCTGGCTACGGGGCGATCGCCCTTCAGAGTGCGCCGCCCACCCTCAAGATCACCACGACGCAGCTTGACCCGCGCTGGGTGCGCCTGGCGATCGCCGACAACGGTCCCGGCATGGCGCCGTCGGTCCTCGAGCGGATCTTCGACCCCTTTTTCACCACCAAAGAGGTTGGCAAAGGCACAGGACTCGGCCTCTCGATCAGCCACCAAATCGTCGTGGAGCGCCACGGGGGGCGGCTGCACTGCCACTCTGTCCTGGGCTCAGGCACCGAGTTTGTGATCGAGATTCCCGTCCAGCAACAGGGCGGGCGATCGCGCTAG